From one Thalassobaculum sp. OXR-137 genomic stretch:
- a CDS encoding asparaginase, translating to MNDVTPIALPDDRILRVHAGHAAAPIVVEVTRGSMVESVHRVIAAVTDAAGKPVMAWGDIDRLVYGRSAIKPIQALPVLESGAADAFNLGEDEVTLCCASHSGEAMHVDRVNAWLGRLGLSAEDLECGPQIPTHEASAHAMLAAGEKPTRAHNNCSGKHSGMLTTAVHLGEPTKGYIRDEHPVQKRLRATMQEMSGCDLSGVPTGYDGCGIPVYGVPLKGMATAMAQFADPSRLSPDRAAATRRIVAACAKHPLLIAGTGRFNSAILGETGEACLLKSGAEGVFAGAVPGQGYGICLKTDDGNGRAASTAMGAILRHLGVIDDAMAQRLADKLVQPVHNWEGRLVGHVRPAPDLAF from the coding sequence ATGAACGACGTCACCCCCATCGCCCTGCCCGACGACCGCATCCTGCGCGTCCATGCCGGCCACGCCGCCGCCCCCATCGTCGTGGAGGTGACCCGCGGCTCGATGGTGGAGAGCGTCCACCGGGTGATCGCGGCGGTGACCGACGCGGCCGGCAAGCCGGTGATGGCCTGGGGCGATATCGACCGTCTGGTCTACGGCCGCTCGGCGATCAAGCCGATCCAGGCCCTGCCGGTGCTGGAGAGCGGGGCCGCCGACGCCTTCAATCTCGGCGAGGACGAGGTCACCCTGTGCTGCGCCAGCCATTCCGGCGAGGCGATGCATGTGGACCGGGTCAACGCCTGGCTCGGCCGGCTCGGCCTCTCCGCCGAGGACCTGGAATGCGGCCCGCAGATCCCGACCCACGAGGCTTCGGCCCATGCCATGCTGGCCGCGGGCGAGAAGCCGACCCGGGCGCATAACAACTGCTCGGGCAAGCATTCCGGCATGCTGACCACCGCCGTGCATCTGGGCGAGCCCACCAAGGGCTATATCCGCGACGAGCACCCGGTGCAGAAGCGGCTGCGCGCCACCATGCAGGAGATGAGCGGCTGCGACCTGTCCGGCGTGCCGACCGGTTACGACGGCTGCGGTATCCCGGTCTATGGCGTGCCGCTGAAGGGCATGGCGACCGCCATGGCCCAGTTCGCCGATCCCTCGCGTCTTTCCCCCGACCGGGCCGCCGCCACCCGGCGGATCGTCGCCGCCTGTGCGAAGCACCCGCTGCTGATCGCCGGCACCGGCCGGTTCAACAGCGCGATCCTGGGCGAGACCGGCGAGGCCTGCCTGCTGAAGAGCGGGGCGGAGGGCGTGTTCGCCGGCGCCGTGCCGGGTCAGGGCTACGGCATCTGCCTGAAGACCGACGACGGCAACGGCCGCGCCGCCAGCACCGCCATGGGGGCGATCCTGCGCCATCTCGGCGTGATCGACGACGCCATGGCCCAGCGCCTGGCCGACAAGCTGGTGCAGCCGGTGCATAACTGGGAAGGCCGCCTCGTCGGCCATGTCCGCCCGGCCCCCGACCTGGCGTTCTGA
- a CDS encoding RNA methyltransferase has translation MRGYFGIGADRINKAQNMGALMRTAHAFGASFVFTVGETYNSRELRHADTSGTTGNLPYYRFGSPDEMLLPQGCALVGVEITDDAIELPSFHHPKNAAYIMGPERGHLDPELVERCEHVIKIPTRFSVNVSLAGGIVMYDRMLCLGLFAPRPHRPGAPTEPAPVPAFGAPLWVRKQRRRDRKAEEARLKDAKTDRGEV, from the coding sequence ATGAGAGGGTATTTCGGCATCGGCGCCGACCGGATCAACAAGGCACAGAACATGGGCGCGCTCATGCGCACCGCCCATGCCTTCGGCGCCAGCTTCGTCTTCACCGTGGGCGAAACCTACAACAGCCGCGAGCTGCGGCATGCCGACACGTCGGGGACGACCGGCAACCTGCCCTATTACCGGTTCGGCTCACCGGACGAGATGCTGCTGCCCCAAGGCTGCGCGCTGGTCGGGGTGGAGATCACCGACGACGCGATCGAGCTGCCGAGCTTCCACCACCCGAAGAACGCCGCCTACATCATGGGGCCGGAGCGCGGCCATCTCGACCCGGAGCTGGTCGAGCGCTGCGAGCATGTGATCAAGATCCCGACGCGCTTCTCGGTGAATGTCAGCCTGGCGGGCGGCATCGTGATGTACGACCGGATGCTGTGCCTGGGCCTGTTCGCGCCGCGCCCGCACCGTCCGGGCGCGCCGACCGAGCCGGCGCCGGTGCCCGCCTTCGGGGCGCCGCTGTGGGTGCGCAAGCAGCGCCGCCGCGACCGCAAGGCGGAAGAAGCCAGGCTGAAGGACGCGAAGACGGATCGGGGCGAAGTCTGA
- a CDS encoding ChrR family anti-sigma-E factor, producing MADIGPHHHPEADLLLDYAAGKTSQAGSVLVATHLALCPTCRREVRDYESLGGLLMETTPPESLSDGALSAVLARLDDSIDEAEDLPRPMQPLDPETVRLVPEPLRSFLSAGIDALPWKTRGIGVREAMLDIGDPAVRTSLVRIAPGGRVLSHTHGDVEHTLVLKGAYSDGIGRYARGDVCVATPEIDHTPVADMSEECLCLIVVEGGLKFTGPFSRLLNPLMPR from the coding sequence TTGGCTGACATCGGCCCCCATCATCATCCCGAAGCGGACCTGCTGCTGGACTATGCGGCGGGCAAGACCTCGCAGGCGGGATCCGTGCTGGTCGCCACCCACCTCGCCCTGTGCCCGACCTGCCGCCGCGAGGTGCGCGACTACGAGTCGCTCGGCGGTCTGCTGATGGAAACGACGCCCCCGGAAAGCCTGTCCGACGGCGCGCTCTCGGCGGTCCTTGCCCGGCTGGACGACAGTATCGACGAAGCAGAGGATCTGCCCCGGCCGATGCAGCCCCTGGATCCGGAAACCGTCAGGCTGGTGCCTGAGCCCCTGCGCAGCTTCCTGAGCGCCGGAATCGACGCTCTTCCGTGGAAGACCCGCGGAATCGGCGTGCGCGAGGCGATGCTCGATATCGGCGACCCCGCGGTGCGGACCTCGCTCGTGCGGATCGCGCCCGGCGGCCGCGTCCTGTCGCACACCCACGGGGATGTCGAGCACACCCTGGTGCTGAAGGGCGCCTATTCCGACGGCATCGGACGCTATGCCCGGGGCGATGTCTGCGTCGCGACCCCGGAGATCGACCACACGCCGGTCGCGGACATGTCCGAGGAATGCCTCTGCCTGATCGTGGTGGAAGGCGGACTGAAATTCACCGGTCCGTTCTCGCGGCTGCTCAATCCGCTGATGCCGCGCTGA
- a CDS encoding sigma-70 family RNA polymerase sigma factor, protein MTSAPDIAEEPASFDSLIEAVAVDRSKAAFAELFEHFAPRLKSYLMRLGTDGAAAEEVVQEAMVMVWRKADSFDRRQASASTWIFTIARNKRIDRLRRERRPELDPNDPALVPDAEPQADRSVEANQSRVRILTAIKNLPAEQSELIRMAYFDDKSHAEIAAEKDLPLGTVKSRIRLALGRMRREVDDLG, encoded by the coding sequence ATGACGTCCGCCCCCGACATCGCCGAAGAGCCGGCGTCCTTCGACTCCCTGATCGAGGCGGTGGCCGTCGACCGCAGCAAGGCGGCATTCGCCGAACTGTTCGAACATTTCGCCCCGCGCCTGAAATCCTATCTGATGCGCCTCGGTACCGACGGTGCTGCGGCCGAGGAGGTGGTGCAGGAGGCGATGGTCATGGTCTGGCGCAAGGCGGACAGCTTCGACCGCCGGCAGGCCAGCGCCAGCACCTGGATCTTCACCATCGCCCGGAACAAGCGGATCGACCGCCTGCGCCGCGAGCGTCGGCCGGAGCTGGATCCGAACGATCCGGCGCTGGTGCCCGATGCGGAACCGCAGGCCGACCGCTCGGTCGAAGCGAACCAGTCGCGGGTGCGCATCCTGACCGCGATAAAAAATTTGCCGGCGGAGCAGTCCGAACTGATCCGGATGGCGTATTTCGATGACAAGTCCCATGCGGAGATCGCCGCTGAGAAGGATCTGCCGCTCGGAACCGTGAAATCCCGTATCCGCCTGGCCCTGGGCCGCATGCGGCGAGAGGTTGACGATCTTGGCTGA
- a CDS encoding invasion associated locus B family protein, whose translation MSWTTRAMMMALAVIGAMAAQPATAAEPERIGRNGDWTAFTLSRGGGKVCYMASSPTKAEGDYSARGEVFALVTHDPKAGIHDEVSIVTGYTYRKDSEVTVQIGGATFDMFTSGDRAWTQGPEEDGPLVQAMVRGADMVVKGVSSRGTLTTDTYSLSGFTATKALIDKACP comes from the coding sequence ATGAGCTGGACTACCCGAGCGATGATGATGGCCCTGGCGGTGATCGGGGCAATGGCGGCGCAGCCGGCGACGGCGGCCGAGCCGGAGCGGATCGGCCGGAACGGCGACTGGACCGCGTTCACCCTGTCTCGGGGCGGCGGCAAGGTCTGTTACATGGCGTCCTCTCCGACCAAGGCAGAGGGCGACTACAGCGCGCGCGGCGAGGTGTTCGCCCTGGTCACCCATGACCCCAAGGCCGGCATTCACGACGAGGTCAGCATCGTCACCGGCTATACCTATCGCAAGGACAGCGAGGTGACCGTGCAGATCGGCGGCGCCACCTTCGACATGTTCACCAGCGGCGACCGGGCCTGGACCCAGGGACCCGAGGAGGACGGACCGCTGGTCCAGGCGATGGTGCGGGGCGCCGACATGGTGGTGAAGGGCGTGTCGTCGCGCGGGACGCTGACCACCGACACCTACTCGCTGAGCGGCTTCACCGCGACCAAGGCACTGATCGACAAGGCCTGTCCGT